The Streptomyces sp. NBC_01275 genome has a segment encoding these proteins:
- a CDS encoding acyl-CoA dehydrogenase family protein, with amino-acid sequence MSATPTTPPPALRPYLTARHEVLWDEADAFAAEHIASRVARMEAAPGRVERKVADLMAARDWFAVTIPASFGGLGAGHVAKTILVHRIARISAAAAAILQATLIPVGALLHFATYEQKGRWLPRVADGSLLLSIAVTEPQAGGHIGGIETTAERAGSEWVITGRKVHIGNSHLAGAHLVVARTAEAGVSTSQALTAFMVESSRRGLSVPEHRPGLGLHGFSAGRLDLDHVRVPEDNVVGEIGQGLSVAQSSSILYGRPNLAAVSLGIHEAVVAATTARLKTRPRYRASLSDLPVLRDRIGGMEARLRAGRILAYQSVHLLDQGLPCDADLINAKYLGHQWAAQSAQDAMELHGAHAFDRDYVLQRLWRDIQHTYPPAGTGEVQRIRLADAAFDEDHIQWSERLAAEAAWARPDPTAA; translated from the coding sequence ATGTCCGCCACACCCACTACACCGCCACCGGCGCTGCGCCCCTACCTCACCGCCCGCCACGAAGTGCTGTGGGACGAGGCGGACGCCTTCGCGGCCGAGCACATCGCGTCGCGCGTCGCGCGTATGGAGGCCGCTCCGGGCAGGGTGGAGCGCAAGGTCGCCGACCTGATGGCCGCACGGGACTGGTTCGCCGTCACCATCCCGGCCTCCTTCGGTGGGCTGGGTGCCGGACATGTGGCCAAGACCATCCTGGTCCACCGCATCGCGCGGATCTCGGCGGCTGCCGCAGCCATCCTGCAGGCCACCCTGATCCCCGTCGGCGCCCTGCTGCACTTCGCCACCTACGAGCAGAAGGGCCGCTGGCTGCCCCGTGTCGCGGACGGTTCCCTGCTGCTATCGATCGCCGTGACCGAACCACAGGCCGGCGGACACATCGGTGGCATCGAAACCACAGCCGAACGCGCCGGCAGCGAGTGGGTGATCACCGGCCGCAAGGTCCATATCGGCAATAGTCACCTCGCCGGTGCCCACCTCGTCGTCGCCCGCACCGCCGAAGCGGGCGTGAGCACCTCCCAGGCGCTGACCGCGTTCATGGTCGAATCAAGCCGCCGCGGGCTCTCGGTCCCCGAGCACCGCCCCGGCCTTGGTCTGCACGGCTTCTCCGCCGGCCGACTCGACCTCGATCACGTCCGTGTTCCCGAGGACAACGTGGTCGGAGAGATCGGCCAGGGGCTGAGCGTGGCCCAGAGCAGCAGCATTCTGTACGGCCGTCCCAACCTGGCCGCCGTGAGCCTCGGCATTCACGAAGCGGTCGTGGCCGCCACTACTGCTCGTCTCAAGACCCGTCCTCGCTATCGGGCCAGCCTGTCCGACCTGCCCGTACTGCGGGACCGCATCGGTGGCATGGAGGCCCGCCTGCGCGCCGGCCGGATACTCGCCTACCAGTCCGTGCACCTTCTCGACCAGGGCCTGCCCTGCGACGCCGACCTGATCAACGCCAAGTACCTCGGCCACCAGTGGGCCGCGCAGTCGGCCCAGGACGCCATGGAACTGCACGGCGCCCACGCCTTCGACCGCGACTACGTCCTCCAGCGCTTGTGGCGCGACATCCAGCACACCTACCCGCCCGCCGGCACCGGCGAGGTCCAGCGCATACGCCTAGCCGACGCCGCTTTCGACGAGGACCACATCCAGTGGTCCGAACGCCTCGCCGCCGAAGCCGCCTGGGCACGCCCCGACCCGACCGCCGCATGA
- a CDS encoding FxLD family lanthipeptide, which produces MTAVQTERPTAPVQSDLATTDETDPFGLDITFIEGTPATETVLMCSTGDTCGSSCPSACTTS; this is translated from the coding sequence ATGACCGCCGTGCAGACGGAGAGGCCGACCGCCCCCGTGCAGTCGGACCTGGCAACCACCGACGAGACCGACCCGTTCGGACTCGACATCACCTTCATCGAGGGCACGCCGGCGACCGAGACGGTCCTGATGTGCAGCACGGGCGACACCTGCGGCAGCTCCTGCCCCAGCGCCTGCACCACCTCGTAA
- a CDS encoding lantibiotic dehydratase family protein, with translation MTRHRPSLYEAAGQAMLRAAVHTTEPAMPPWPVAKAPVDEWRAWLSTVWSDTDFRRAVSQASPHLADQVQAIIDGRTPKVRRMRRAALATARYAIRYARRSTPYGLFAGVAPLGFAQATSVRFGEKHQAVTRPDPVGLEEILSAWESDAARMADAEVCVNTLIRQHDQHIHVPSEGDAEFRLALSPALRLVLDLARSPITYRQLSDKLAAEFPAVSDTARDRLLGELLRVRLLRSSLRAPATIANPTDVLPPATHTQAAGLRTACDLRLDADVRLPKQVLTESETAATVLARLVTHPNGTPTWRRWIEQFSERYGENTAVPVEAVTDPDRGVGFPAGFVTASEPPRPMSRRDRLLLELAGTAAAEGSRTVALTEAMIEELEAAAGDKPQALAPHLELAAQVHASSLPALDRGDFRLHVLTVSRSAGSMTGRFWHLLPGTETAYANLPTVDPEAELAQLSFHAGRVPADLLTRAPQALPRIVSVGEFRRPEPHVLFPRDLAVTVADGRPQLVESATGKPLELLAPTAINFLWNNYTPPMARFLGEISRAASPQVTWFDWGAAWTLPFTPALTYRRTILTTSRWKIRSRTLPARTAPLQQWADQLHAWRARFRVPDRVLLAEDDQQLPLDLARDVDLDLLRAHLDASPLGIATLHDAPLPDADGWIGGRAHSIVVPLARRS, from the coding sequence ATGACACGGCACCGGCCCAGCCTGTACGAGGCCGCGGGGCAGGCCATGCTGCGCGCCGCGGTGCACACGACCGAGCCCGCCATGCCGCCCTGGCCGGTGGCCAAAGCGCCCGTGGACGAGTGGCGCGCGTGGCTGAGCACGGTGTGGTCCGACACCGACTTCCGCCGGGCCGTGTCGCAGGCGAGCCCTCACCTGGCGGACCAAGTCCAGGCCATCATCGATGGCCGCACACCGAAGGTGCGCCGGATGCGCCGGGCGGCGCTGGCCACCGCCCGCTACGCGATCCGCTACGCCCGCCGCTCCACCCCCTACGGCCTGTTCGCCGGCGTCGCCCCGCTCGGCTTCGCCCAGGCCACGTCCGTGCGCTTCGGTGAGAAGCACCAGGCGGTCACCCGCCCCGACCCGGTGGGGCTCGAAGAGATACTCAGTGCCTGGGAGAGCGACGCTGCGCGCATGGCCGACGCCGAGGTCTGCGTCAACACCCTGATCCGACAGCACGACCAGCACATCCATGTACCGTCCGAAGGCGATGCCGAGTTCCGTCTCGCCCTCAGCCCCGCGCTGCGTCTCGTACTCGACCTCGCGCGATCGCCGATCACGTACCGTCAGTTGTCCGACAAACTGGCCGCGGAGTTCCCCGCCGTGAGCGACACGGCGCGCGACCGGCTGCTGGGTGAACTGCTTCGGGTGCGGCTGCTGCGTTCCTCCCTGCGCGCCCCCGCCACCATCGCCAACCCCACCGACGTCTTACCGCCTGCAACGCACACCCAGGCAGCCGGCCTGCGGACAGCGTGCGACCTGCGGCTGGACGCCGACGTGCGGCTGCCCAAGCAGGTGCTGACCGAATCGGAGACCGCGGCCACCGTCCTGGCCCGCCTGGTTACCCATCCGAACGGGACACCGACCTGGCGCCGGTGGATCGAGCAGTTCTCCGAGCGCTACGGCGAGAACACCGCGGTGCCAGTGGAAGCGGTGACTGACCCCGACCGGGGCGTGGGCTTCCCGGCAGGGTTTGTCACAGCGAGCGAACCGCCCCGGCCGATGTCCCGGCGCGACCGCCTGCTGCTGGAGCTGGCCGGCACCGCAGCCGCCGAAGGCAGCCGCACCGTCGCGCTGACCGAGGCGATGATCGAGGAACTGGAAGCAGCGGCCGGCGACAAGCCCCAGGCCCTGGCACCCCACCTCGAACTGGCCGCGCAGGTCCACGCCTCCTCTCTTCCGGCCCTGGACCGAGGCGACTTCCGGCTGCACGTTCTGACCGTCTCCCGCTCAGCCGGATCGATGACCGGTCGGTTCTGGCACCTCCTGCCCGGCACCGAGACGGCGTACGCGAACCTGCCCACCGTCGATCCGGAGGCGGAACTCGCGCAGCTCTCCTTCCACGCCGGGCGGGTGCCGGCCGACCTGCTCACCCGCGCACCACAGGCCCTGCCCCGGATCGTCAGCGTCGGCGAATTCCGCCGTCCCGAACCGCACGTGCTCTTCCCACGCGACCTGGCGGTCACCGTCGCGGACGGCCGCCCCCAGCTGGTGGAGTCCGCGACGGGCAAGCCGCTGGAGCTGCTGGCCCCCACCGCCATCAACTTCCTGTGGAACAACTACACCCCGCCGATGGCCCGCTTCCTCGGCGAGATCAGCCGGGCAGCGTCCCCGCAGGTGACCTGGTTCGACTGGGGCGCCGCCTGGACCCTGCCCTTCACCCCGGCCCTCACCTACCGTCGCACCATCCTCACCACCAGCCGGTGGAAGATCCGCAGCCGTACGCTGCCTGCCCGCACCGCCCCACTCCAGCAGTGGGCAGACCAACTCCATGCCTGGCGTGCCCGGTTCCGCGTGCCGGATCGGGTCCTGCTCGCCGAGGACGACCAGCAACTGCCCCTCGACCTCGCCCGCGACGTCGACCTGGACCTCCTGCGCGCGCACCTGGACGCCAGCCCCCTCGGCATCGCCACCCTGCACGACGCGCCCCTGCCGGACGCCGACGGGTGGATCGGCGGCCGGGCCCACAGCATCGTCGTCCCCCTGGCCAGGCGCTCATGA
- a CDS encoding LuxR C-terminal-related transcriptional regulator, which produces MTPPVTTSAPITPLTPTLQRVAQHLANGCASQEIAAKTGLSAVTVRQYIRDIRASLHCPPRCKPPVIVHRLFTTQQVASPPADRPAPKLSPEQLLLLRAVAEHSDTRDIAVAAKLAPADQRAALDQLLADTGAQDTTELVVLAHGWQLLPAEQGAHATRNGASQ; this is translated from the coding sequence GTGACCCCGCCCGTGACGACCAGCGCACCGATCACCCCTCTGACGCCGACGCTGCAGCGCGTCGCCCAACACCTCGCGAACGGCTGTGCATCCCAAGAGATCGCCGCGAAGACAGGGCTCTCGGCGGTCACCGTCCGCCAGTACATCCGCGACATCCGCGCGAGCCTCCACTGCCCGCCCCGCTGCAAGCCCCCCGTCATCGTGCACCGCCTGTTCACCACCCAGCAGGTGGCCTCTCCCCCGGCGGACAGGCCAGCTCCGAAGCTCAGCCCCGAGCAGCTGCTGCTGTTGCGAGCCGTCGCTGAGCACAGCGATACGCGCGACATCGCCGTCGCCGCCAAGCTCGCCCCGGCCGACCAGCGCGCCGCGCTCGACCAGCTCCTCGCCGACACGGGCGCACAGGACACCACCGAACTGGTGGTCCTGGCGCACGGCTGGCAGCTGCTGCCGGCCGAGCAGGGAGCCCACGCGACGCGAAACGGGGCAAGCCAGTGA
- a CDS encoding GAF domain-containing protein, which translates to MSHHPNPYLASPTAPPALSLPRRGTRDADRGLITPPATAVTGPQTQQAPELAQRYELLNRLGVPTVASEDLDDLARDMAAKAGFLYGFVNLFLEEQTFVGLHQPPADSGYFIVGRTMSRDHGWCPDVMARKKALPLHDVHASPRFSGNHVVDAVGIRSYFGAPLVHDSGTVLGTVCVIDPEKRPLSEAQRLRDIVINAGAQVMDHMVRAPVR; encoded by the coding sequence ATGTCACATCACCCCAACCCCTACCTCGCATCGCCGACCGCCCCACCCGCACTGTCCCTGCCGCGACGCGGCACGCGGGACGCCGACCGCGGGCTGATCACCCCGCCCGCCACCGCCGTCACCGGGCCACAGACCCAGCAGGCACCGGAGCTGGCGCAGCGGTACGAGCTACTCAACCGCCTGGGCGTGCCTACCGTGGCGAGCGAGGACTTGGACGACCTGGCCCGCGACATGGCCGCCAAGGCCGGGTTCCTGTACGGGTTCGTCAATCTCTTCCTGGAGGAGCAGACCTTCGTCGGGCTGCACCAGCCGCCGGCGGACAGCGGGTACTTCATCGTCGGCCGCACCATGAGCCGCGACCACGGCTGGTGCCCGGACGTCATGGCCCGCAAGAAGGCTCTCCCGCTGCACGACGTGCACGCCAGTCCGCGCTTCAGCGGCAACCACGTGGTCGACGCCGTCGGGATCCGCTCCTACTTCGGCGCCCCGCTCGTCCATGACAGCGGCACCGTGCTGGGCACGGTGTGCGTCATCGACCCCGAGAAGCGCCCCCTGAGCGAGGCCCAACGGCTCAGGGACATCGTCATCAACGCCGGTGCCCAGGTGATGGACCACATGGTCCGCGCCCCCGTCCGCTAG
- a CDS encoding sensor histidine kinase KdpD encodes MPDSAFPARPAATGHRRRRPPIDAFTLHRVRRAVALPLVLLAALLGAAFPLWSVSAVGPGWLLAGLVCGLAGVATAAARGARMAAGAVQATAEEDWAAALAAVAGAAAAVEKSVQWSADELCRGGRPPLPDLQAPTSASPNAEINTALSALQVQAIASLIRVHDESQSVVLLEVLRRLAMREHALVGKALQALSELEMLTDDPELLAKIFEIDHLVTRMRRQVESTAVLGGQSLRSVRRPVPVATALRGAVSEVVQYPRVSVAAGSVGAELGLPGHVGPDLTHLLAELIENACECSDPATKVMVRAQRVANGLAVEVEDRAIPMHPQTRAQMNHLLKAPDEVDVSGQVRAGQLGLLVAAKIAQSHGLSVLLQENVTGGTTALVVIPARLLVAIPSVDDATARHQEARPSAPPQQVAAAPAVPTAGQVTHPGNVGAPGAVEAGHSADAPALPTRRRQAGSFRPSREREQAPVTGATPGLAAAFRNGIQAGGRAGSSAASTEQPAP; translated from the coding sequence ATGCCTGACAGCGCCTTCCCGGCACGGCCGGCCGCTACCGGCCACCGCAGACGGCGGCCTCCGATCGACGCGTTCACGCTGCATCGTGTCCGCCGCGCCGTGGCATTGCCCCTGGTGCTGCTAGCCGCGCTGCTGGGTGCCGCCTTCCCCCTCTGGTCGGTGTCCGCCGTAGGCCCCGGGTGGCTCCTGGCCGGCCTGGTCTGCGGACTGGCCGGGGTCGCCACGGCGGCGGCTCGCGGAGCGCGCATGGCGGCAGGTGCCGTGCAGGCGACCGCGGAGGAGGACTGGGCAGCGGCACTGGCAGCGGTTGCGGGGGCAGCGGCGGCCGTCGAGAAGTCGGTGCAGTGGTCGGCGGATGAGCTGTGCCGCGGGGGACGCCCGCCGCTGCCGGACCTGCAGGCGCCAACGTCGGCCAGTCCGAACGCCGAGATCAACACGGCGTTGAGTGCCCTCCAGGTGCAGGCCATCGCGTCGCTGATACGGGTGCACGACGAGTCCCAGTCCGTCGTCCTCCTGGAAGTGCTGCGCCGTCTGGCCATGCGCGAGCACGCACTGGTCGGCAAGGCGCTTCAGGCACTGAGCGAGCTGGAGATGCTGACCGACGACCCGGAGCTACTGGCCAAGATCTTCGAGATCGATCACCTCGTGACACGGATGCGTCGCCAGGTCGAGAGCACTGCGGTGCTGGGCGGCCAGTCCCTGCGCAGCGTGCGCCGGCCCGTTCCCGTCGCGACGGCACTGCGCGGCGCCGTCTCCGAGGTCGTGCAGTATCCACGTGTGTCCGTCGCCGCCGGGTCCGTGGGCGCCGAGCTAGGTCTTCCCGGCCATGTGGGCCCGGACCTGACGCACCTGCTGGCCGAGCTGATCGAGAACGCCTGCGAGTGCTCCGATCCCGCGACGAAGGTGATGGTGCGTGCGCAGCGCGTGGCGAACGGGCTGGCGGTCGAAGTCGAGGACCGGGCTATTCCCATGCATCCGCAGACGCGGGCGCAGATGAATCACCTGCTCAAAGCCCCCGACGAAGTCGACGTCAGCGGCCAAGTCCGGGCCGGCCAACTCGGATTGCTGGTCGCCGCGAAGATCGCCCAGTCGCACGGGCTGTCCGTTCTCCTGCAGGAGAACGTAACAGGAGGGACCACCGCCCTCGTCGTCATCCCGGCACGGCTCCTGGTAGCGATTCCCTCTGTCGACGATGCGACCGCGCGGCACCAGGAAGCCCGCCCATCCGCTCCGCCGCAGCAGGTCGCCGCGGCTCCAGCCGTCCCGACGGCAGGCCAGGTCACACACCCCGGCAATGTGGGGGCACCAGGAGCCGTAGAGGCAGGTCACTCTGCTGATGCGCCCGCTCTTCCCACGCGTAGACGTCAGGCCGGCTCGTTCCGTCCATCGCGCGAGCGGGAGCAAGCCCCCGTGACCGGGGCGACGCCAGGGCTCGCAGCCGCCTTCCGCAACGGCATCCAGGCCGGCGGGAGAGCCGGTTCTTCCGCCGCTTCGACAGAGCAGCCCGCGCCCTGA
- a CDS encoding DUF742 domain-containing protein codes for MSTHGRATEESMFVRTYTLTRGRTRPRHLLGLETVLEAGRGRPGPAQAEECEEILALCRERRRSVVELAGRLGRPVTAVKILVSDLLDADALVVPLTHPYADTGAESGPSTQLLAALSAGLKRKWPDAIAYPQAG; via the coding sequence GTGAGCACACACGGCCGCGCGACCGAGGAGTCGATGTTCGTGCGGACCTACACCCTGACGCGCGGGCGGACCAGGCCGCGGCACCTGCTCGGTCTGGAAACCGTGCTGGAAGCAGGACGGGGAAGGCCCGGCCCGGCCCAGGCCGAGGAATGCGAGGAGATCCTCGCCCTGTGCCGGGAGCGCCGACGATCGGTGGTCGAACTGGCGGGACGACTTGGCCGGCCCGTCACCGCCGTCAAGATCCTCGTCTCGGACCTCCTGGACGCCGACGCCTTGGTCGTCCCCCTCACCCACCCCTATGCCGATACAGGCGCGGAATCCGGTCCGTCTACCCAACTGCTGGCAGCCCTTTCAGCGGGCTTGAAGAGGAAGTGGCCTGATGCCATCGCCTACCCCCAGGCCGGATGA
- a CDS encoding roadblock/LC7 domain-containing protein → MSTHPAMDNVTGDALVTETTASGQRDNMAWLLRQFASDVPGVTHAVLLSRDGLRLLDSDVDKDWADELSAALSGVASLAANITGPSHKKRPARQVIIERDDCLFFVQSAGRSAAFDNHPGNERGEVDTILAVIATTDADAGTVGFEMGRLVQKFAPYMLIPVRVGTGGEVR, encoded by the coding sequence ATGAGCACCCACCCCGCGATGGACAACGTGACCGGCGACGCGCTCGTAACCGAGACAACTGCAAGCGGACAGCGGGACAACATGGCCTGGCTGCTGCGTCAGTTCGCCTCCGACGTCCCGGGCGTCACGCACGCCGTCCTGCTGTCGCGCGACGGACTGCGGCTGCTGGACAGCGACGTCGACAAGGACTGGGCGGACGAACTGTCGGCCGCCCTCAGCGGAGTTGCCTCCCTCGCGGCGAACATCACCGGCCCCAGCCACAAGAAGAGGCCGGCCCGGCAGGTCATCATCGAGCGCGACGACTGCCTCTTCTTTGTTCAGAGCGCCGGACGCAGCGCGGCCTTCGACAACCACCCCGGCAACGAACGCGGTGAGGTGGACACGATTCTCGCCGTCATCGCAACCACGGACGCCGATGCGGGCACCGTCGGATTCGAGATGGGGCGCCTCGTCCAGAAGTTCGCCCCCTACATGCTGATCCCGGTCCGCGTCGGCACGGGCGGAGAGGTCCGGTGA
- a CDS encoding ATP/GTP-binding protein, with product MPSPTPRPDDPGAVLRTSPHPRAGAAPTVLKVVIAGGFGAGKTTAVGAVSEIAPLSTEEYLTEASADVDSLAGIEAKQTTTVAFDFGRLSLPDAPVPLELFLFGTPGQDRFVDLWYDLSRGAVGAVVLVDTRRLESSFTPISFFEDISLPFVVAINQFDGAHRYQPEQVRTALELPASVPVITCDARDPNHVAGVLLTLVGHAVKNASASRVHHTPTTNLQDA from the coding sequence ATGCCATCGCCTACCCCCAGGCCGGATGACCCGGGCGCGGTGCTGCGTACTTCGCCGCACCCGCGCGCCGGCGCCGCGCCGACCGTGCTGAAGGTCGTGATCGCCGGGGGCTTCGGCGCGGGCAAGACCACCGCCGTAGGCGCCGTCAGCGAGATCGCGCCGCTGAGCACGGAGGAGTACCTGACCGAGGCGAGCGCTGACGTGGACAGCCTGGCGGGCATCGAGGCGAAGCAGACCACCACGGTCGCCTTCGACTTCGGCCGCCTCAGCCTGCCCGACGCGCCCGTACCCCTGGAACTGTTCCTGTTCGGCACGCCCGGCCAGGACCGGTTCGTCGACCTCTGGTACGACCTCTCCCGCGGCGCCGTCGGGGCGGTCGTCCTGGTCGACACCCGCCGTCTGGAGAGCAGCTTCACTCCCATCAGCTTCTTCGAAGACATCAGCCTGCCCTTCGTCGTCGCCATCAACCAGTTCGACGGAGCGCACCGTTACCAGCCCGAGCAGGTCCGCACTGCCCTCGAACTCCCTGCCTCCGTACCGGTGATCACCTGTGACGCCCGCGACCCGAACCACGTCGCCGGCGTCCTGCTGACCCTCGTCGGCCACGCCGTGAAGAACGCCTCCGCGAGCCGCGTTCACCACACGCCCACTACCAACCTCCAGGACGCCTGA
- a CDS encoding DUF6624 domain-containing protein yields the protein MTTDEPQRPDLARELIARATESATHRAKRVRDQLDAVQLGQGRHTDHVNTKVLRRILADHDWPGHRLVGPDAARAAWSIALHSDDEPDFQRAATTLLGRAVQTGDALVQHWAHLHDRALITSGRDQEYGTQLLLCADGIELCPLRAPESVDARRATVGLPPIAVALKAVRRRYAARGSADEASTVLAGAA from the coding sequence GTGACAACTGACGAACCGCAGCGGCCCGACCTCGCCCGCGAGCTGATCGCCCGCGCCACGGAATCGGCCACGCACCGGGCCAAGCGCGTGCGCGACCAGCTCGACGCCGTCCAACTCGGACAGGGCCGGCACACCGACCACGTCAACACCAAGGTGCTGCGCCGCATCCTGGCCGACCACGACTGGCCCGGCCACCGCCTCGTCGGCCCCGACGCGGCCCGTGCCGCGTGGAGCATCGCCCTGCACAGCGACGACGAACCCGACTTCCAGCGCGCCGCCACCACCCTGCTGGGACGTGCGGTCCAGACCGGCGACGCGCTGGTCCAGCACTGGGCGCACCTGCACGACCGCGCCCTCATCACCAGCGGGCGCGACCAGGAGTACGGAACCCAGCTCCTGCTGTGCGCCGACGGCATCGAGTTGTGCCCGCTGCGCGCGCCGGAGTCAGTCGACGCACGCAGGGCCACCGTGGGTCTGCCGCCGATCGCTGTCGCTCTGAAGGCGGTGCGCCGCCGGTACGCCGCGCGTGGCTCTGCCGATGAAGCCTCGACCGTCCTCGCGGGGGCCGCGTGA
- a CDS encoding DUF6082 family protein — translation MKLTTAVLAAGAAVSLTTAVVGAVRLRQDARHQAERNEAVVARNQFDWLAQMSTNADLAKLWAPEDMDVEEYMQLLHANQQICTLSLRDRLGFVRDGQLPFYASVLMNSDVCRRYWARFGDLRAQEAEGDERAEHFTKVLNQAAKAHQEAQPVAA, via the coding sequence ATGAAGCTCACTACAGCCGTCCTCGCTGCCGGTGCTGCCGTCTCCCTCACCACCGCCGTGGTCGGAGCCGTCCGGCTCAGGCAGGACGCGCGGCACCAGGCCGAGCGCAACGAGGCGGTCGTCGCCCGCAACCAGTTCGACTGGCTGGCGCAGATGTCCACCAATGCCGACCTCGCCAAACTCTGGGCGCCCGAGGACATGGACGTCGAGGAGTACATGCAGCTGCTCCATGCCAACCAGCAGATCTGCACCCTCAGCCTGCGCGACCGCTTGGGCTTCGTCCGCGACGGACAATTGCCCTTCTACGCCTCGGTGCTCATGAACAGCGACGTCTGCCGGCGCTACTGGGCCCGTTTCGGAGACCTCCGCGCCCAGGAGGCCGAGGGCGACGAACGCGCCGAGCACTTCACCAAGGTCCTGAACCAGGCCGCGAAGGCCCACCAGGAAGCGCAGCCCGTAGCAGCCTGA